In a single window of the Gossypium hirsutum isolate 1008001.06 chromosome A13, Gossypium_hirsutum_v2.1, whole genome shotgun sequence genome:
- the LOC107959342 gene encoding uncharacterized protein, whose translation MEELKYHGHQHPLLMLNEEQLIGNGNGVVDCSRCGEKVSAPCFSCAECCGFYLHKTCAEAPLELNHPFHRHHPLLLLQNPPYTSDTRCVCDFCDETCEQFIYRCSCDLNFHIKCALFTFNIAERNLKELEHVALEDPSFSSRNDSGNLGKCFVCWEPLAIYTYFSLDCGFNLHKKCAELSLKLDHLCHRKHPLVLQFNSQRRACKVCQVTQRRGFVYGCSLCELAIHIDCASPLPVIEDKSHQHPFTLFWRQIPFICDACGTEGHHVAYTCGTCSIMVHKKCISFPRIIQHAFHSHRVFHTYFIRKEYFESLNCIWCHEVVNTEHGSYFCADCNVILHVNCALKEKDLYCIVSQENEDDKSLDIPVNSITKVLETNDDGEATVIEHFKHKHYLMLSDNIREHGDKCCDGCLLLISAKFYYCSRCNFFLHKSCAELPKMKLFSTHICEEMEYFSGSKPHILTSDCMFKCDICRYCSNGFSYKCNKCGFDMCLRCLDLCLQDAVKIPGHKHPLLFYYDYEEQCSACGRDIIRAFRCKDCNLELCNRCVLRPIRVKHKCDEHLLTLTYDKINDYVKYHYCDICEKERDPEHWFYHCKTCDTSVHVDCVLGKYSFIKLGSTYNEGNHEHPLTFVKKIHYYPECVECGDPCEDLSLECAEPGCNYIAHWKCR comes from the coding sequence ATGGAAGAGCTAAAGTACCATGGGCATCAACATCCACTGTTGATGTTAAATGAGGAGCAGTTGATTGGCAATGGCAATGGAGTTGTTGATTGCTCAAGGTGTGGGGAGAAGGTGTCAGCTCCATGTTTTAGCTGTGCGGAGTGCTGTGGGTTTTACCTCCATAAGACATGTGCCGAGGCACCTTTGGAGCTTAATCATCCTTTTCATCGCCACCATCCTCTCCTGCTTCTGCAGAATCCACCTTACACTTCTGACACAAGGTGCGTTTGCGATTTCTGCGATGAAACATGTGAGCAGTTCATTTACCGTTGCTCTTGTGACTTGAACTTTCATATTAAATGTGCgttgtttacatttaatattgcTGAAAGAAATTTGAAAGAGCTCGAGCATGTTGCCCTTGAGGATCCATCGTTTTCCTCTAGAAACGATAGTGGAAACCTGGGTAAGTGCTTTGTGTGTTGGGAACCATTAGCAATTTATACATACTTCTCTCTTGATTGTGGGTTTAACTTGCATAAGAAGTGTGCTGAGCTTTCTCTCAAATTGGATCATTTGTGCCATCGCAAACATCCTCTTGTTTTGCAATTTAATAGTCAACGGCGTGCTTGTAAAGTATGCCAAGTAACTCAACGAAGAGGATTTGTGTATGGTTGTTCACTTTGTGAGTTGGCTATTCACATTGATTGTGCATCGCCATTACCAGTTATTGAAGATAAAAGTCATCAACACCCATTCACCTTGTTTTGGAGACAAATTCCATTCATTTGTGATGCTTGTGGCACTGAAGGACATCATGTTGCCTATACATGTGGTACATGCAGTATTATGGTCCATAAAAAATGCATTTCATTTCCACGCATTATCCAACACGCGTTCCATAGCCATCGTGTTTTTCACACGTATTTCATTCGCAAGGaatattttgaaagtttgaaTTGCATATGGTGCCATGAAGTTGTCAATACAGAGCACGGTAGTTACTTCTGTGCAGATTGCAATGTTATACTCCATGTGAATTGTGCATTGAAAGAAAAAGATTTGTATTGCATAGTTTCACAGGAAAATGAAGATGACAAGTCTCTTGATATACCTGTTAACTCCATCACTAAGGTTCTTGAGACGAATGATGATGGAGAAGCCACAGTAATAGAACATTTCAAGCATAAGCACTACTTGATGTTAAGTGACAACATCAGAGAGCATGGTGATAAATGTTGTGATGGGTGCTTGTTATTGATCTCCGCTAAGTTCTACTATTGCTCGCGCTGTAATTTCTTTCTTCATAAATCTTGTGCTGAATTGCCTAAGATGAAGCTTTTTTCGACACATATTTGTGAAGAAATGGAATATTTTTCTGGATCAAAACCCCACATCCTTACTTCAGACTGCATGTTCAAATGTGATATATGCAGATACTGTTCTAATGGATTTTCTTATAAATGTAATAAATGTGGATTTGACATGTGCCTTCGATGTCTTGATCTATGTCTCCAAGATGCTGTAAAAATTCCAGGGCATAAACACCCTCTTCTTTTCTATTATGATTATGAGGAGCAGTGTAGTGCTTGTGGGAGGGATATCATTCGCGCATTTCGTTGTAAGGATTGTAATTTGGAGTTATGCAATCGGTGTGTTCTGCGACCAATTAGAGTTAAGCACAAATGCGATGAACATCTTCTTACACTCACTTATGACAAGATTAATGATTATGTAAAATATCATTATTGTGacatttgtgagaaagaaagggATCCAGAGCACTGGTTTTATCATTGCAAAACTTGTGACACTTCTGTTCATGTGGATTGTGTTCTTGGAAAATATTCATTCATCAAACTCGGGAGCACCTACAATGAGGGAAACCATGAACACCCTCTCACTTTTGTCAAGAAGATTCATTACTACCCTGAATGTGTTGAATGTGGTGATCCTTGTGAAGATCTTTCTCTTGAATGTGCAGAACCAGGATGTAACTATATTGCTCATTGGAAATGCAGATAA
- the LOC107959341 gene encoding aldose reductase → MAQATFTAEDQKIESFRLLSGHKIPAIGLGTWRSGSQADNSVKTAIVEGGYRHIDTAWEYGVQESVGHGVKAAIHAGVERRDIFITSKLWCTELSPERVRPALLNTLEELQLEYLDLYLIHWPFRLADGASRPPKPGDVQEMDMEGVWREMERLVEDKLVRDIGVCNFTLKKMNKLLGFAETMPSVCQMEMHPGWRNDKMLEACKQNGIHVTAYSPLGSQEGGRDLIHDETVDRIAKKLNKTPGQVLVKWAIQRGTSVIPKSNNTDRIKENIEVFGWELPQEDFQALCNIPDQKRVLHGEQLFVNKNAGPLRSVADVWDHED, encoded by the exons TGGCTCAAGCAACTTTCACAGCCGAAGATCAAAAGATTGAGTCTTTTAGGTTACTAAGTGGCCACAAAATCCCTGCAATTGGGTTAGGCACTTGGAGATCCGGTTCACAAGCCGATAACTCCGTCAAGACCGCCATTGTTGAG GGTGGTTATAGACATATAGATACAGCTTGGGAATACGGTGTTCAAGAAAGT GTTGGCCATGGAGTCAAAGCAGCAATACATGCAGGAGTAGAAAGAAGGGATATTTTCATTACATCCAAGCTATGGTGCACCGAGTTGAGTCCAGAACGTGTTCGACCTGCTTTATTGAACACCCTCGAAGAACTCCAACTTGAATACCTTGATCTTTACCTG ATACATTGGCCATTTAGGCTAGCAGATGGAGCAAGCAGACCACCTAAACCAGGTGACGTACAAGAAATGGACATGGAAGGTGTTTGGAGAGAAATGGAGAGGCTTGTAGAAGACAAGCTGGTTAGAGATATTGGTGTGTGTAATTTTACACTGAAGAAGATGAACAAGTTGCTTGGTTTTGCTGAAACTATGCCATCTGTTTGTCAAATGGAAATGCATCCTGGTTGGAGAAATGATAAGATGTTGGAAGCTTGTAAACAGAATGGCATCCATGTCACT GCATATTCACCACTTGGTTCACAAGAAGGTGGTAGGGACCTAATCCATGATGAAACAGTGGATAGAATAGCAAAGAAGCTGAACAAAACACCAGGACAAGTGCTGGTAAAATGGGCAATACAAAGGGGAACCAGTGTCATACCCAAATCAAACAACACTGATAGGATCAAAGAAAACATTGAGGTGTTTGGGTGGGAATTGCCACAAGAGGATTTTCAAGCTCTTTGTAACATCCCTGATCAG AAGAGAGTGTTGCATGGAGAACAATTGTTTGTGAACAAGAATGCAGGGCCTTTAAGAAGTGTGGCTGATGTATGGGATCATGAAGATtag
- the LOC107960865 gene encoding uncharacterized protein, with the protein MEELKYYGHQHPLLMLNEEQFGVVDCSRCGEKVSAPCFSCVECCGFYLHKTCAEAPLELNHPFHCHHPLVLSQNPPCASYERCVCDFCDETCEKFIYHCSCGLNFHIKCALFTFNIAERNLKELEHVALEDPSFSSKNDGGNLRKCFGCWEPLAIYTYFSLDCGFNLHKKCAELPLKMDRLCHRKHPLVLQFNCERHACKEWYCIVSQENEEDKSLDIPVNSITKVLETNDDGEATVIEHCKHKHYLMLSDNIREHGDKCCDGCFLFISPKFYHCSRCDFFLHKSCAELPKMKLFSKHNICGETEFFSGSKPFILTSDCMFSCELCEYLSNGFSYKCNECGSQICLRCLDLFLQDAVKIPGHKHPLLFYYDYEEQCCACGRDIICAFCCKDCNFHICNLCVIRPTRVRHKCDEHLLILTYDKINDYVKYHYCDICEKERDPKLWFYHCKTCDTSAHVDCVLGKYSFIRLGSTYNEGNHEHPLTFVKKIHYYPECVECGMPCEDLSLECAEPRCNYIAHWKCRKPAIRGRY; encoded by the exons ATGGAAGAGCTAAAGTACTATGGGCATCAACATCCACTGTTGATGTTAAATGAAGAGCAGTTTGGAGTTGTTGATTGCTCAAGGTGTGGGGAGAAGGTGTCAGCTCCATGTTTTAGCTGTGTGGAGTGCTGTGGGTTTTACCTCCACAAGACATGTGCCGAGGCACCTTTGGAGCTTAATCATCCTTTTCATTGCCACCATCCTCTCGTGCTTTCGCAGAATCCACCTTGCGCTTCTTATGAGAGGTGCGTTTGCGATTTCTGTGATGAAACATGTGAGAAATTCATTTACCATTGCTCTTGTGGCTTGAACTTTCATATTAAATGTGCtttgtttacatttaatattgcTGAAAGAAATTTGAAAGAGCTCGAGCATGTTGCCCTTGAGGATCCATCGTTTTCCTCTAAAAACGATGGTGGAAACCTGCGTAAGTGCTTTGGGTGTTGGGAACCATTAGCAATTTATACATACTTCTCTCTTGATTGTGGGTTTAATTTGCATAAGAAATGTGCTGAGCTTCCTCTCAAAATGGATCGTTTGTGCCATCGCAAACATCCTCTTGTTTTGCAATTTAATTGTGAACGGCATGCTTGCAAA GAGTGGTATTGCATAGTGTCACAGGAAAATGAAGAAGACAAGTCTCTTGATATACCTGTTAACTCCATCACTAAGGTTCTTGAGACGAATGATGATGGAGAAGCCACAGTAATAGAACATTGCAAGCATAAGCACTACTTGATGTTAAGTGACAACATCAGAGAGCATGGTGATAAATGTTGTGATGGGTGCTTCTTATTTATCTCCCCCAAGTTCTACCATTGCTCGCGATGTGATTTCTTTCTTCATAAATCTTGTGCTGAATTGCCTAAGATGAAGCTTTTTTCGAAACATAATATTTGTGGAGAAACGGAATTTTTTTCTGGATCAAAACCCTTTATCCTTACTTCAGACTGCATGTTCAGTTGTGAATTGTGCGAGTACCTTTCTAATGGATTTTCTTATAAATGTAATGAATGTGGAAGTCAGATATGCCTTCGATGTCTTGATCTATTTCTCCAAGATGCTGTAAAAATTCCAGGGCATAAACACCCTCTTCTTTTCTATTATGATTATGAGGAGCAGTGTTGTGCTTGTGGGAGGGATATCATTTGCGCATTTTGTTGTAAGGATTGCAATTTTCATATATGCAATTTGTGTGTTATACGACCAACTAGAGTTAGACACAAATGTGATGAACATCTTCTTATACTCACTTATGATAAGATTAATGATTATGTAAAATATCATTATTGTGacatttgtgagaaagaaagggATCCAAAGCTCTGGTTTTATCATTGCAAAACTTGTGACACTTCAGCTCACGTGGATTGCGTTCTTGGAAAATATTCATTCATCAGACTCGGGAGCACCTACAATGAGGGAAACCATGAACACCCTCTCACTTTTGTCAAGAAGATTCATTACTATCCTGAATGTGTTGAATGTGGTATGCCTTGTGAAGATCTTTCTCTTGAATGTGCAGAACCCAGATGTAACTATATTGCTCACTGGAAATGCAGAAAACCAGCAATCCGTGGTAGGTACTAA